The proteins below come from a single Gordonia pseudamarae genomic window:
- the eno gene encoding phosphopyruvate hydratase, translating into MAIIDQVGAREILDSRGNPTVEVEVLLDDGTLTRAAVPSGASTGEHEAVELRDGGERYNGKGVTKAVRGVLDELGPAVVGAGLDATEQRLVDQVLIDTDGTPDKGRLGANAILGVSLAVAKAAAQSADLDLYRYVGGPNARILPVPMMNIINGGEHADNGIDFQEFMIAPIGASTFKESLRWGAEVYHALKSVLHKQGLNTALGDEGGFAPDLPGTDAAIAVIGEAVEKAGFTFGTDIAIALDAASTEFFADGVYSLEGKKFSSDDLVPYYEKLVADFPIVSIEDAFAEDDWDGWAAVTAAIGDKVQLVGDDLFVTNPERLAQGIEKGIANALLVKVNQIGTLTETLDAVELAHFSNYKTMMSHRSGETEDTTIADLAVAVGSGQIKTGAPARSERVAKYNQLLRIEEGLGDAARYAGDAAFPRFTAGS; encoded by the coding sequence GTGGCAATCATCGATCAGGTAGGCGCGCGCGAGATTCTCGATTCGCGCGGCAACCCGACCGTCGAGGTCGAGGTTCTTCTCGACGACGGCACGCTCACCCGTGCGGCGGTTCCGTCCGGTGCTTCGACCGGCGAGCACGAGGCCGTCGAATTGCGCGACGGCGGCGAGCGCTACAACGGCAAGGGCGTCACCAAGGCGGTGCGCGGTGTGCTCGACGAACTCGGTCCGGCGGTGGTCGGTGCCGGACTCGACGCGACCGAGCAGCGTCTGGTCGATCAGGTGCTCATCGACACCGACGGCACCCCCGACAAGGGCCGCCTGGGCGCAAACGCGATCCTGGGTGTGTCGCTGGCGGTGGCGAAGGCCGCGGCCCAGTCGGCCGACCTGGACTTGTACCGCTATGTCGGCGGACCCAACGCCCGCATCCTGCCGGTGCCGATGATGAACATCATCAACGGCGGCGAGCACGCCGACAACGGCATCGACTTCCAGGAGTTCATGATCGCGCCGATCGGCGCGAGCACCTTCAAGGAATCGCTGCGGTGGGGTGCCGAGGTGTATCACGCGCTCAAGTCGGTGCTGCACAAGCAGGGCCTGAACACCGCGCTCGGCGACGAGGGTGGCTTTGCCCCCGACCTGCCGGGCACCGATGCCGCGATCGCCGTCATCGGTGAGGCCGTGGAGAAGGCCGGATTCACGTTCGGCACCGATATCGCCATCGCGCTCGACGCGGCGTCCACCGAGTTCTTCGCCGACGGCGTCTACTCGCTGGAAGGCAAGAAGTTCTCCAGCGACGACCTCGTCCCGTACTACGAGAAGCTCGTCGCCGACTTCCCGATCGTGTCCATCGAGGACGCCTTCGCCGAGGACGACTGGGATGGGTGGGCCGCCGTCACCGCCGCCATCGGTGACAAAGTGCAGCTGGTGGGCGACGACCTGTTCGTCACCAACCCCGAACGCCTGGCCCAGGGCATCGAGAAGGGCATCGCCAACGCGCTGCTGGTGAAGGTCAACCAGATCGGCACCCTCACCGAAACCCTCGATGCGGTGGAACTGGCGCACTTCTCCAACTACAAGACGATGATGAGCCACCGCTCGGGCGAGACCGAGGACACCACCATCGCCGACCTGGCTGTTGCCGTCGGCAGCGGCCAGATCAAGACCGGCGCACCCGCGCGCAGCGAGCGGGTCGCCAAGTACAACCAGCTCCTGCGCATCGAGGAAGGTCTCGGTGATGCGGCACGCTACGCCGGAGACGCCGCCTTCCCGCGTTTCACGGCAGGTTCATGA
- the cysC gene encoding adenylyl-sulfate kinase, translating to MTVTDLDAPPAPAANRQFLRLATVGSVDDGKSTLIGRILHDTGSLPTDHIESVTGEDGELDLAALSDGLRAEREQGITIDVAYRFFSTDTRSYVLADTPGHERYTRNTFTGASNAHVAVVLVDAQHGLQRQTRRHARIASLVGIRHVVAAVNKIDLVDFSEDRFGAVKAELDELALQVGIDTITAIPVAARSGDNVVHRSASTPWYGGPTLLEFLEEIELSAPSPRAQELRLPVQYASRPSVTHRRVYSGRIVAGTINVGDEIAVLPSGSRSTVTAVDTLDDSRTTGVAGLSVSVQLADDIDVGRGDVIVSAADDAHLPVVARELEATVCWLAEKPLRAGDRVALKHGTTTVRATVQSLDRRLDPDSLIEQVGPSSLELNDIGTVTLRTSSVVLADRYAENRDGGAFVLIDEASNETVAAGTISEAREVVPGKAARNDVKWHPSSLARNERWRKTGQRGATVWLTGLPASGKSTLAVALERLLVTQGRVAYLLDGDNIRHGISDDLGFSPGDRAENIRRVGHLARLFADAGVIAIASLVSPLRSDREIARELHDAAGIDFVEVHVSTPVAECERRDPKGLYKRAREGTLRGLTGVDAPYEKPESPDLRFDTTGADINDLADRIVAALTERGILDAGR from the coding sequence ATGACCGTGACAGATCTGGACGCCCCGCCCGCCCCCGCGGCCAACAGGCAGTTTCTGCGGCTGGCGACCGTCGGCAGCGTCGACGACGGCAAATCCACCCTCATCGGCCGGATACTGCACGACACCGGGTCGCTGCCCACCGACCACATCGAGTCGGTGACCGGCGAGGACGGTGAACTCGACCTGGCCGCACTGTCGGACGGGTTGCGTGCCGAGCGTGAACAGGGCATCACCATCGACGTTGCCTACCGGTTTTTCTCCACCGACACCCGTAGCTACGTCCTCGCCGACACGCCCGGTCACGAGCGGTACACCCGCAACACCTTCACCGGGGCGTCCAACGCCCATGTGGCCGTGGTGCTCGTCGACGCCCAGCACGGCCTGCAGCGCCAGACGCGGCGCCACGCGCGGATAGCGTCGCTGGTGGGTATCCGGCATGTCGTGGCAGCGGTCAACAAGATCGATCTCGTCGACTTCTCCGAGGACCGGTTCGGCGCGGTCAAGGCCGAGCTCGACGAGTTGGCGCTGCAGGTGGGCATCGACACGATCACCGCGATCCCGGTCGCCGCCCGCAGTGGTGACAATGTGGTGCACCGATCGGCCTCCACTCCTTGGTACGGTGGCCCGACGCTGTTGGAATTCCTTGAGGAGATCGAACTTTCGGCACCATCGCCGCGTGCCCAGGAACTGCGGTTGCCCGTGCAGTACGCCTCGCGGCCCAGCGTCACTCACCGTCGGGTGTACAGCGGCCGTATCGTGGCCGGCACCATCAACGTCGGCGACGAGATCGCCGTACTGCCGTCGGGTAGCCGCAGCACCGTCACCGCCGTCGACACCCTTGACGACTCGCGGACGACAGGTGTTGCCGGACTGTCGGTGTCGGTGCAGCTCGCCGACGACATCGACGTCGGCCGCGGTGATGTGATCGTCAGCGCCGCCGACGACGCGCACCTTCCGGTGGTGGCCCGCGAACTCGAGGCCACCGTGTGCTGGCTGGCCGAGAAACCGCTGCGCGCCGGAGACCGGGTTGCGCTCAAACACGGTACGACCACGGTGCGGGCCACCGTGCAGTCGCTCGACCGTCGCCTCGATCCGGACAGTCTCATCGAACAGGTCGGCCCGAGTTCGCTGGAACTCAACGATATCGGCACCGTCACCCTTCGCACCTCCTCGGTGGTGCTCGCCGACAGGTACGCGGAGAACCGGGACGGCGGTGCGTTCGTTCTCATCGACGAGGCATCAAACGAGACCGTCGCCGCCGGAACCATTTCCGAGGCACGGGAAGTGGTGCCGGGCAAGGCCGCCCGCAACGACGTCAAGTGGCATCCCAGCTCGCTTGCGCGCAATGAACGCTGGCGCAAGACCGGCCAGCGCGGTGCGACGGTCTGGCTGACCGGTCTGCCCGCATCGGGCAAATCCACCCTGGCGGTGGCACTCGAACGGCTGCTGGTCACCCAGGGGCGGGTCGCGTACCTGCTCGACGGTGACAACATCCGCCACGGCATTTCCGACGACCTCGGCTTCTCACCCGGAGACCGCGCCGAGAACATCAGGCGGGTAGGCCATCTCGCTCGGCTGTTCGCCGACGCCGGGGTCATCGCGATCGCCTCGCTGGTCTCGCCGCTGCGTTCGGACCGGGAGATCGCCCGCGAACTCCACGACGCCGCCGGCATCGACTTCGTCGAGGTACACGTTTCGACGCCGGTGGCCGAATGTGAACGCCGCGATCCCAAGGGGCTCTACAAGCGTGCCCGCGAAGGCACGCTGCGCGGCCTCACCGGCGTCGACGCCCCGTATGAGAAGCCGGAGTCCCCAGATCTGCGCTTCGACACCACCGGCGCCGACATCAACGATCTCGCCGACCGTATCGTGGCGGCGCTGACCGAACGCGGCATCCTCGACGCCGGTCGCTGA
- a CDS encoding lytic transglycosylase domain-containing protein, with translation MAAKGRVRSHRRNRVAWSRNRTVVGIVVLAVALGTTACVSFPQSRPDIPDGVPPGAGTPQPYIDINGPGRTADLLADWAEPISKSTGIPVTALTAYGNAAEIQRQQHPECGIGWTTLAGIAAVESKHGRHRGTSIAANGDTSPHIRGVALDGTRGNLKIKDTDGGRLDGDRTYDRAMGPFQFIPETWQRYGVDASGDGVASPDNIDDAALSAARYLCVSAQGDMTTPGGWERAIGVYNNSRQYLLDVRDHANAYSINVRY, from the coding sequence ATGGCCGCGAAAGGGCGTGTGCGGTCCCATCGGCGGAATCGGGTGGCATGGTCACGGAATCGAACAGTGGTGGGAATCGTCGTGCTTGCCGTGGCGCTCGGAACAACGGCGTGTGTGAGTTTTCCGCAGTCGCGGCCCGACATTCCCGACGGCGTACCGCCGGGCGCCGGAACCCCGCAGCCCTACATCGACATCAATGGCCCCGGGCGCACCGCCGATCTGCTCGCCGACTGGGCGGAACCGATCTCGAAGTCCACCGGTATCCCGGTCACCGCGCTCACCGCCTACGGCAATGCCGCCGAGATTCAGCGTCAGCAACACCCCGAATGCGGGATCGGCTGGACCACACTGGCCGGTATCGCGGCGGTCGAGAGCAAACACGGACGCCATCGCGGTACGTCCATCGCCGCGAACGGCGACACCTCGCCGCACATCAGGGGGGTCGCCCTCGACGGCACCCGGGGCAACCTGAAGATCAAGGACACCGACGGCGGCAGGCTCGACGGCGACCGCACCTACGACAGGGCGATGGGGCCGTTCCAGTTCATCCCGGAGACCTGGCAGCGCTACGGCGTCGACGCCAGCGGCGACGGGGTGGCAAGCCCCGACAACATCGACGACGCGGCACTGTCGGCCGCGCGCTACCTGTGTGTGTCGGCGCAGGGCGACATGACCACCCCGGGCGGCTGGGAGCGTGCGATCGGTGTCTACAACAACTCGCGGCAGTACCTGTTGGACGTCCGCGACCACGCCAACGCCTATTCGATCAACGTCCGCTACTGA
- the efeB gene encoding iron uptake transporter deferrochelatase/peroxidase subunit: MTDDQSAPPQADPSAGGGRGERSDEVFPGGRSPVSRRTVLAGAGIGAAAVAATGFAAGRHTSRDNDSSSDQVVPFRGTHQAGIITAAQDRLHFASFDVITDKRDELIGLLKEWTTAAERLTRGEETAPDGAVGLGDYTPPADTGEAIDLTPAHLTLTIGFGPSLFGPTSAQPGLRDRFGLAGRKPKGFDDLPLFAAEKIETNRSYGDICVQACADDPQVAVHAIRNLARIGMGVVAVRWSQLGFGRTASTSTAQNTPRNLFGFKDGTNNLHAEEPELLDKWVWVDTADNPDSAQWMTGGTYLVARRIRMDIEPWDRANLLEQEQIVGRLKGNGAPLGQHAEFDEPDFDITSYGVPLIPKDSHVRLAHEKHIGVRLLRRGYNFTDGSDGFGHLDAGLFFIAFNRNTARQFVPMQQELSRKDAMTEYLIPNGSATFAIPPGLAEREYWGQHLFEG; the protein is encoded by the coding sequence ATGACCGACGACCAGTCCGCTCCACCGCAGGCGGACCCCTCCGCCGGCGGGGGCCGGGGTGAGCGAAGCGACGAGGTATTTCCGGGCGGCCGCTCCCCGGTGTCGCGCCGCACCGTGCTGGCGGGCGCGGGCATCGGCGCGGCGGCCGTGGCCGCGACCGGATTCGCCGCCGGCCGCCACACCTCCCGCGACAACGATTCGTCGAGCGACCAGGTCGTCCCGTTCCGCGGAACGCACCAGGCGGGCATCATCACCGCCGCCCAGGACCGGCTTCACTTCGCGAGTTTCGACGTCATCACCGACAAGCGGGACGAACTCATCGGGCTGCTCAAGGAATGGACGACCGCGGCCGAGCGGCTGACGCGCGGCGAGGAAACCGCACCCGACGGCGCCGTGGGCCTGGGCGACTACACTCCCCCCGCCGACACCGGTGAGGCCATCGATCTCACACCCGCGCACCTGACCCTGACCATCGGGTTCGGTCCGAGCCTGTTCGGGCCGACATCGGCGCAGCCGGGCCTGCGCGACCGATTCGGGCTCGCTGGCCGCAAGCCGAAAGGTTTCGACGACCTGCCGCTGTTCGCCGCCGAGAAGATCGAGACCAACCGCTCGTACGGCGATATCTGCGTCCAGGCCTGCGCCGACGACCCGCAGGTGGCCGTGCACGCCATCCGCAACCTCGCCCGCATCGGGATGGGAGTGGTGGCGGTGCGGTGGTCCCAACTCGGTTTCGGCCGCACCGCGTCGACCTCGACAGCCCAGAACACCCCGCGAAACCTGTTCGGATTCAAGGACGGCACCAACAACCTGCACGCCGAGGAACCCGAACTCCTCGACAAGTGGGTCTGGGTCGACACGGCCGATAACCCTGATTCCGCACAGTGGATGACCGGCGGCACGTATCTGGTGGCCCGCCGTATCCGGATGGACATCGAACCGTGGGACCGGGCGAATCTGCTCGAACAGGAACAGATCGTCGGACGACTCAAAGGCAACGGCGCGCCCCTCGGCCAGCACGCCGAATTCGACGAACCGGACTTCGATATCACCTCCTACGGAGTGCCGTTGATCCCCAAGGACTCCCACGTCCGGCTCGCCCACGAAAAGCACATCGGTGTGCGTCTGCTGCGGCGCGGCTACAACTTCACCGACGGCTCCGACGGTTTCGGCCACCTCGACGCCGGCCTGTTCTTCATCGCGTTCAACCGGAACACCGCCAGGCAGTTCGTCCCGATGCAACAGGAACTGTCGCGCAAGGATGCGATGACCGAGTACCTGATCCCCAACGGCTCAGCGACTTTCGCGATCCCACCCGGCCTGGCCGAACGCGAGTACTGGGGCCAGCACCTGTTCGAGGGATAG
- the efeO gene encoding iron uptake system protein EfeO: MIQRIATPAAFISLAVATPLILAGCTDKADEDAIKVTSTKTECDLGTDEAETGDVDFSVTNNGNKVTEFYVYGNNNRVLGEVENIGPGVTGNLTVEITDPGTYTVACKPGMVGSGIRKDLNVTGDKKEKSQAPADVNAARERYLDYVRGQLDGLVSQTTDFVAKVKSDDLDGARDMFGQVRTFYERIEPVAESFPDLDPKIDMRWDDTEGGTTEFTGFHRVERYLWPPQASEIGDKPGQVSPDDAADAKDKDNAQSIGVIADGLLADVTTLKNELDKPDFSFETRMFVAGPQALIDEVAATKVDGEEDRYSHTDLWDFAANVDGSETLIAELQPIISGKDQALMDKITEQFNGLRTTLDKYREGDGYITYTNVTAEQRKELSNQIDALSATLSKVPGLVLS, from the coding sequence GTGATTCAACGCATCGCGACCCCCGCCGCGTTCATCTCGCTCGCGGTGGCCACGCCACTGATCCTTGCCGGATGTACCGACAAAGCCGACGAAGACGCCATCAAGGTCACCTCGACCAAGACCGAATGCGACCTGGGTACCGATGAGGCCGAGACCGGCGACGTCGACTTCAGCGTCACCAACAACGGCAACAAGGTCACCGAGTTCTACGTGTACGGCAACAACAACCGGGTGCTCGGCGAGGTCGAGAACATCGGGCCCGGTGTCACCGGCAACCTGACCGTGGAAATCACCGACCCGGGAACCTACACCGTCGCCTGCAAGCCGGGCATGGTGGGCTCCGGCATCCGCAAGGACCTCAATGTCACCGGCGACAAGAAGGAGAAGTCGCAGGCACCCGCCGATGTCAACGCCGCACGCGAACGGTACCTGGACTATGTGCGCGGCCAGCTCGACGGCCTGGTCTCGCAGACCACCGACTTCGTCGCCAAGGTCAAGAGTGACGACCTCGACGGCGCCCGCGACATGTTCGGCCAGGTACGTACCTTCTACGAACGCATCGAGCCGGTCGCCGAATCGTTCCCCGATCTCGACCCCAAGATCGACATGCGCTGGGACGACACCGAGGGCGGCACGACCGAGTTCACCGGCTTCCACCGCGTCGAGCGCTACCTGTGGCCGCCGCAGGCCTCCGAGATCGGCGACAAGCCGGGGCAGGTCTCGCCCGACGACGCCGCCGATGCCAAGGACAAGGACAACGCCCAGTCGATCGGAGTGATCGCCGACGGCCTCCTCGCCGACGTCACCACGCTCAAGAACGAACTCGACAAGCCCGACTTCAGCTTCGAGACCCGCATGTTCGTGGCGGGCCCGCAGGCCCTGATCGACGAGGTCGCCGCCACCAAGGTCGACGGCGAGGAAGACCGCTACTCGCACACCGATCTGTGGGACTTCGCCGCGAACGTCGACGGTTCCGAAACGCTGATCGCCGAACTGCAGCCCATCATCTCGGGCAAGGACCAGGCGCTCATGGACAAGATCACCGAACAGTTCAACGGGCTGCGCACCACCCTCGACAAGTACCGGGAGGGCGACGGCTACATCACCTACACCAACGTGACCGCCGAGCAGCGTAAAGAACTGTCCAACCAGATCGACGCGCTGTCGGCGACACTGTCCAAGGTGCCCGGACTCGTCCTGAGCTAG
- the cysD gene encoding sulfate adenylyltransferase subunit CysD produces MTLDTAAVAPAAPATATDVEHVPALRILEAEAVHIIREVVAELERPVLLFSGGKDSIVLLHLAEKAFRPHPLPFPILHVDTGHNFSEVIAFRDKRVTPSAARPEGVRLIVASVQESIDTGRVEETTDPSGSRNRLQTRTLLDALEKYRFDAAFGGARRDEDRARAKERVFSFRDEFGQWDPRAQRPEPWSIYNGRIRRGESVRVFPLSNWTELDIWRYIELENIELPSIYFAAQRDVFERDGILLTVSPFTHPRPEETVNNEWVRYRTVGDLTITGAVRSTATTLPEIIAEVSEATVSERGETRADDRTSSAAMEDRKREGYF; encoded by the coding sequence ATGACCCTCGATACCGCAGCCGTGGCACCAGCCGCCCCGGCCACCGCAACCGACGTCGAACACGTTCCCGCCCTGCGGATTCTGGAAGCCGAGGCGGTGCACATCATCCGTGAGGTGGTGGCCGAACTCGAACGTCCGGTGCTGCTGTTCTCCGGTGGCAAGGATTCGATCGTCCTGCTGCACCTGGCGGAGAAGGCCTTCCGGCCGCATCCGCTGCCGTTCCCCATCCTGCACGTGGACACCGGACACAATTTCAGCGAGGTCATCGCGTTCCGCGACAAGCGGGTCACTCCGTCCGCGGCCCGGCCCGAGGGTGTCCGGCTGATCGTGGCCTCGGTGCAGGAGTCCATCGACACCGGCCGGGTCGAGGAAACCACCGATCCGTCGGGTTCACGTAACCGGCTGCAGACCCGCACGCTACTCGACGCACTCGAAAAGTACCGGTTCGACGCCGCTTTCGGCGGTGCGCGCCGCGATGAGGACCGAGCCCGCGCCAAGGAACGCGTATTCAGCTTCCGCGACGAATTCGGCCAGTGGGATCCGCGGGCGCAACGCCCCGAACCGTGGTCGATCTACAACGGCCGCATCCGGCGCGGTGAATCGGTTCGGGTGTTCCCGCTGTCGAACTGGACCGAACTCGACATCTGGCGATACATCGAACTGGAGAACATCGAGCTGCCGTCGATCTACTTCGCCGCACAGCGCGATGTCTTCGAACGCGACGGCATCCTGCTGACCGTCTCGCCGTTCACCCATCCGCGGCCGGAAGAGACCGTGAACAACGAGTGGGTGCGGTACCGGACGGTCGGCGACCTGACGATCACCGGCGCGGTCCGTTCCACCGCCACCACGCTGCCCGAGATCATCGCCGAGGTATCGGAGGCAACAGTGTCCGAACGTGGCGAAACCCGTGCCGACGACCGAACCTCCAGTGCAGCAATGGAAGACCGCAAACGTGAAGGATACTTCTGA
- the stf0 gene encoding trehalose 2-sulfotransferase, whose translation MNANNAYLVCASQRSGSTLLVESLAATGVAGSPQEFFQYYPTSSQAPQPREWFAGVDDPEIISLLDESVPGTVDTRTSEQWRADVLAAGSTGNGVWGGKLMWNQTPLLIARSRVGDGSLRGAIRWLFGGADPLFIHVHRDNLASQAVSMWRAVQTRVWRDAGNSHLDDKAVYHAEGIAHLARILAEQERRWREWFVAEGVPVIDIEFGQLTKDPTGTTAQVLRALELDPALAPPAPLKPQSNARSKEWVTRYRADAERNGYPL comes from the coding sequence GTGAACGCGAACAATGCGTACCTGGTGTGCGCGAGCCAGCGCAGCGGCAGCACGCTGCTGGTGGAGTCTCTTGCCGCGACCGGCGTGGCCGGCAGCCCGCAGGAGTTCTTCCAGTACTACCCGACATCGTCGCAGGCGCCGCAGCCCCGCGAGTGGTTCGCGGGGGTCGACGACCCGGAGATCATCTCGCTGCTCGATGAGAGCGTGCCGGGCACCGTCGACACCCGGACCAGTGAGCAGTGGCGGGCCGACGTCCTGGCCGCAGGGTCGACCGGCAACGGCGTGTGGGGCGGAAAACTGATGTGGAATCAGACGCCGCTGCTGATCGCGCGCTCCCGGGTGGGCGACGGATCGCTGAGGGGCGCGATCCGTTGGCTGTTCGGGGGCGCCGACCCGCTGTTCATCCACGTGCATCGCGACAATCTGGCCAGTCAGGCGGTGTCGATGTGGCGGGCCGTGCAGACCCGGGTGTGGCGCGACGCCGGCAACTCACACCTCGACGACAAGGCCGTCTACCACGCCGAGGGCATCGCCCACCTGGCCCGGATCCTTGCCGAGCAGGAGCGTCGCTGGCGGGAATGGTTTGTGGCCGAGGGCGTCCCGGTGATCGACATCGAGTTCGGGCAACTCACCAAGGACCCGACCGGTACGACCGCCCAGGTGCTGCGGGCACTCGAACTGGACCCCGCGCTGGCCCCGCCGGCCCCACTCAAACCTCAGTCCAACGCGCGTTCCAAGGAATGGGTGACGCGCTACCGAGCCGACGCCGAACGAAACGGATACCCGCTATGA
- a CDS encoding DUF501 domain-containing protein: MTVSQADLEVVARQLGREPRGVIEIAYYTPDGVPAVVKTVPRLPDGTPFPTLYYLTDPRLTAEASRLESAGVMREMTARLESDPEVAAAYRRAHESFLAERDAIESLGTDFSGGGMPDRVKCLHVLIAHSLAKGPGVNPFGDEAVALAGRNGLAGTAVPPDWPGVADAGASEATGNVTGASEATGK, from the coding sequence GTGACGGTGTCGCAGGCCGACCTGGAGGTTGTCGCACGACAGCTCGGCCGTGAACCGCGAGGCGTGATCGAGATCGCCTACTACACGCCCGACGGCGTGCCCGCCGTGGTCAAGACGGTGCCGCGCCTGCCCGACGGCACACCGTTTCCCACCCTGTACTACCTGACCGATCCGCGGCTGACCGCCGAGGCGAGCCGGCTCGAGTCGGCGGGGGTGATGCGAGAGATGACCGCGCGCCTGGAATCGGATCCGGAGGTGGCCGCGGCGTACCGCCGGGCACACGAATCGTTCCTCGCCGAACGTGATGCGATCGAATCCCTGGGCACGGACTTCTCCGGCGGTGGCATGCCCGACCGGGTCAAATGCCTGCACGTGCTCATCGCGCATTCTCTGGCCAAAGGCCCGGGAGTCAATCCGTTCGGCGACGAGGCGGTGGCACTGGCCGGTCGAAATGGTCTGGCGGGCACCGCTGTTCCCCCGGACTGGCCCGGTGTGGCAGATGCCGGGGCGAGCGAAGCGACGGGAAATGTCACCGGGGCGAGCGAAGCGACGGGGAAATGA
- the efeU gene encoding iron uptake transporter permease EfeU, whose translation MNLFLADGPSIGSQMFGSGLIGVREGLETGIVVMVLIAFLIKSGRRDALKWVWAGVALAVAMTLGTFLIIHLGTSTISNLTAELIAGLASLVAVVIVTTMILWMSKASAHISSDLRSGMADALVRGGPAVMGLAFLAVGREGFETALLMVGYAESVSGGWWPLIGLLLGVLVAVLLTVLLYRGAITLDFHKFFFYTGLFLIFVAAGILSYGVRALQTYGWLPGIGSTAFDFSEHYDQSSWYGMLLAGIFNFRPDPTVLQVIAWSVYLVVVLWLFVRTNRRPRTARATTGATPTDPPSQTPATSDAGI comes from the coding sequence ATGAACCTGTTCCTCGCGGACGGGCCGTCGATCGGCTCGCAAATGTTCGGCAGCGGACTGATCGGGGTTCGCGAAGGTCTGGAAACGGGCATTGTGGTCATGGTGCTCATCGCATTTCTGATCAAGTCCGGTCGCCGCGACGCATTGAAATGGGTGTGGGCCGGTGTCGCCCTCGCCGTGGCGATGACCTTGGGCACGTTCCTGATCATTCATCTGGGCACCTCCACCATCAGTAACCTGACCGCCGAATTGATTGCCGGACTCGCATCACTGGTGGCGGTGGTGATCGTGACCACCATGATTCTGTGGATGAGCAAGGCCTCGGCGCATATCTCGTCGGACCTGAGGTCAGGAATGGCCGACGCGCTGGTACGCGGCGGCCCCGCCGTGATGGGGCTGGCATTCCTCGCCGTCGGCCGGGAAGGCTTCGAGACCGCGCTGCTGATGGTCGGTTACGCCGAAAGCGTGTCGGGCGGCTGGTGGCCGTTGATCGGCCTGCTGCTCGGCGTGCTGGTCGCGGTCCTGCTGACCGTGCTGTTGTACCGCGGCGCGATCACCCTCGATTTTCACAAGTTCTTCTTCTACACCGGCCTTTTCCTCATCTTCGTCGCCGCCGGCATCCTGTCGTACGGCGTGCGGGCGCTGCAGACCTACGGATGGCTCCCCGGAATCGGTTCCACGGCGTTCGACTTCTCCGAGCACTACGACCAATCATCCTGGTATGGAATGCTTCTCGCGGGTATCTTCAATTTTCGCCCCGACCCCACCGTGCTTCAGGTGATCGCCTGGTCGGTGTACCTGGTGGTGGTGCTGTGGCTGTTCGTCCGGACCAACCGGCGTCCGCGGACGGCCCGAGCCACCACCGGCGCCACCCCCACCGATCCCCCGTCACAAACCCCGGCCACATCCGACGCCGGTATCTGA
- a CDS encoding FtsB family cell division protein encodes MTADGRRADRRASRARRSARSRPSASRSAAGQDRRPTPADRIAIDDLTDSGEHDLSEVFDPDDAPGTGPVSGRATLGPLTRGTRSASASDTIDTEAPEEAADRGKTTAGDSGSARSRAGRSALSGKSRRSSRTGRTSGSAKATGTGKRRGGFDLLVGLTHRWSNRTIGLAMVLIVAGIAVALTLAAPLRNSMSNRSEFAQLSASNSDLRKQIAYYEQKINEQNDPAYIEAQARERLHFVYPGEKAVVMMYPGDDARKAAERQAAQHANNPWYSNLWDAVATPPKK; translated from the coding sequence ATGACGGCAGACGGCAGACGGGCGGATCGGCGTGCCTCGCGGGCGCGACGGTCCGCCCGTTCGCGTCCGTCGGCGTCGCGGTCGGCCGCAGGCCAGGATCGTCGTCCCACGCCTGCGGACCGGATCGCCATCGACGATCTCACCGACTCCGGCGAGCACGACCTCAGCGAGGTGTTCGATCCGGATGACGCTCCGGGCACGGGGCCGGTGTCCGGGCGCGCCACACTGGGTCCGCTGACGCGCGGCACGCGCTCTGCCTCGGCATCGGACACCATCGACACCGAGGCGCCTGAGGAGGCCGCCGACCGCGGGAAGACCACCGCCGGGGACTCCGGGAGCGCGCGGTCGCGCGCTGGCCGGTCGGCGCTGTCCGGGAAATCGCGGAGATCGTCGCGGACGGGCCGGACCTCCGGGTCCGCGAAGGCCACGGGTACCGGGAAGCGTCGCGGAGGCTTCGACCTGCTGGTGGGTCTGACCCATCGCTGGTCCAATCGGACGATCGGTCTGGCGATGGTCCTCATCGTCGCCGGAATCGCCGTGGCGCTCACCCTGGCTGCACCACTGCGCAATTCGATGTCCAACCGCTCGGAGTTCGCCCAGCTGTCGGCATCGAACAGCGATCTGCGCAAACAGATCGCCTACTATGAGCAGAAGATCAATGAGCAGAACGATCCCGCATACATCGAGGCGCAGGCCCGGGAACGTCTGCACTTCGTGTACCCGGGAGAGAAGGCCGTTGTGATGATGTACCCGGGCGATGACGCCCGGAAGGCAGCCGAACGTCAGGCCGCCCAACATGCGAACAATCCCTGGTACTCCAACCTGTGGGACGCGGTGGCGACACCGCCGAAGAAGTGA